In the Salvia splendens isolate huo1 chromosome 16, SspV2, whole genome shotgun sequence genome, accggactcgtctttggtctgatgaaataaacatctttgaccggactcgtctttggtcggatgaattaaacatctttgaccggactcgtctttggtcggatgaaataaacatctttgaccggactcgtctttggtctgatgaaataaacatctttgaccggactcgtctttggtctgatgaaataaacatctttgaccggactcgtctttggtctgatgaaataaacatctttgaccggactcgtctttggtctgatgaaataaacatctttgaccggactcgtctttggtctgatgaaataaacatctttgaccggactcgtctttggtctgatgaaataaacatctttgaccggactcgtctttggtctgatgaaataaacatctttgaccggactcgtctttggtcggatgaaataaacatctttgaccggactcgtctttggtcggactttcccttgtcctaattcggcgagttttatcgcctggatcggactttcccttgtcctaattcaggcgagttttatcgcgtgaatcggacttttgttgcagttcgtttcagacggagtgcttgattcttaagctgaattgtggtcttgtatcctctttagaagcttggacttcacgatcgttagcttgcagctcgtttcggacgaactgcttgtttaagctgaattgtggtcttgtatcctctttagaagcttggactcacaatcgttagcttgcagctcgtttcagacgaactgcttgtttaagctgaattgtggtcttgtatcctctttagaagctttgacttcacaatcgttagcttgcagctcgtttcggacgaactgcttgtttaagctgaattgtggtcttgtatcctctttagaagcttggactcacaatcgttagcttgcagctcgtttcagacgaactgcttgtttaagctgaattgtggtcttgtatcctctttagaagcttggactcacaatcgttagcttgcagctcgtttcagacgaactgcttgtttaagctgaattgtggtcttgtatcctctttagaagcttggacttcacaatcgttggcttattgcagttcgtttcagacgaactgacatctcttcggtacggaggagatggagttctcctgtggttccggtaccgaggaggaacaggaacatgtcggggttgaggattcttctttccggaagacacggcactactgcggtagtgactttcatgtctggaggaggaaggagaatccacccttttcgtcttcggctcttggctcttttgcaggaaggctaagaactcatcctgcttctcagccaagaacagcttgacagcctcattcaaatcaggctgctgggaagactcggtgtgtggaccttttgagcggcttgttccttctccgtgagaactggaagtagatttttcacgaggctgctttccaggcctatgggctgctggattagcttcctcatggttatcacggacggaggcacgggtgttatgtgatctggtatgcatttttttggtagaagaggatcaaaaactcgctttatcacaaatttggttctctgtttcccacagacggcgccagtgatgagtccgcgaattgttgatgttagtaaatgcaggaaaatacagatcacgacacagagaattttacgtggttcgatttactgaggtaaatctacgtccacggggagaaatgggggcaggtttgtattgcttgatctggaattacagcttacaacacagacttgctatatgattttatctctagagagcttctaacccctttctatcagatctaagttctatttatacattgaactaagatcgtggcttacatcatcactctaggtcgtggaggtcgtgtaggtcatggcctaagatcgtggcctgagttgacgccacgtgatagtgggtgtgttggaagttgtggaaatcctgcatgggtccactaactccttgttcggtcgaaaactgagaccgaactgctttggttgccgatctgagagtagagcttgatgccgacctgagagcagagcttggttggcttttaccgagctgtaggctgaggccgaactctttggtaatgccgaactcatactcttccttgggctttgggctgatgggccgtcattgctgttgggcttgtttagtacgcaccccatcagtcAGCGGGGCTGCAGGATCTAATGTCGGTAGCAGTGGTGGAAATGTGAACTATGGAGGAAGTTATGGCAGAAGTTCGAGTCTGGGTGGTAACAACGTGAATCCGGGCGGTGGCAGCATTcgaaattcaaatattggggGTCCATCAATGAAAAGTATGGCAGGGGGTGGAGTTGGAGGTGTGGGGATGGGTTCAAGTAAGGACCCTTTTGGATCTTTGGTGGATTTTTCGTCTAAGTCGTCTGCTGGTATGAAGTCGGCAAATAAAGCAACTGAGAAGAGTGGTTTTGGGGATGATTTGTTTGGTAGCTTTCAAGATGCCACTTCGAATTCATCAGGTTCTGCTTTTCCCACAAGTAACAATGATCCATTTGGGAATTTTCAAAATGCCACTTCAAAAACGAGCAGAGATTCATTTTCTTCCAATGCCTTTTCCGCTAATAACAGTGATCCATTGGGCGATGCATTTGCGAATTTTCAGAATGCCCCTTCAAAAACTGGTGGATCCACATTTTCATCCAGTGCTTTTCCTACAAGTAACAATGATCCATTAGGTGATTTCGGGTTTTCTAACAGTGTACCCACCAGTCAAAGTCAGCCTAAAACACAATCCTCGGGAGCTAATGGCTTTGATGCTTTATTTTCTTCGACTGCTGGTGGAGTAACAGGAGGGGCTGAAGGATTTGCTACCCAGCAGTTCTCGGGGGGTGATGATTGGGGAATAAATGAAGATTTTGCAGGAAATGATTCAGGGGGAACAACTGAGCTTGAAGGCCTTCCTCCTCCCCCTGCCGGTGTTTCTGCTTCGTCTGCAAAGAATAAGGGTATGGATAATTACAAGCAGGGCCAATTTGCTGATGCTATAAAATGGTTGTCTTGGGCCGTTGTTCTTCTTGAGAAGGCTGGTGATGATGGGACGGAGGATGTGTTAGTCAACAGGGCTTCTTGCTACAAGGAAGTCGGAGAGTATAAGAAGGCTGTAGCTGACTGTACAAAGGTACTAGTTTATTCTCTAAACTATCATATCTATCCAATTACTTATTTCAAATTTCTACGGAAGAACCCATTAGTAATCCTAGTATTCTGCAGTTATAATAAGAGAAACTTGGAAAAGTTATAGACATGAAATTCTCTGTTCTCGAATTGTGGAATTGGTGTAAAATGAAAATTCTATTTAGGAGCTAGCGGCTGTAAGTAGGATTCCACTTGTTGTATATTATGTACTGATTGGTCTCACATGGGCACTATGATTCCTTCTGCATTTTGATCCTCAATTTGTCACCCTCTGGGTAATAATCGTCAACATTGATGAATGTTAGAGCAGGCTTATGGTAGAATTGATTATCTCGAACTGCAATTTGGAGCAATGATACCTTAACCCAGCATTAAATTTCACATATATGCATAGATCCAAACATTCTGCCCTCTCTAATTAAATACACCATCTGGTCATTGCTGGGTGTCTTATGTTTACagttttcatttttcttcttaCAATGTAAAAGCCGCCTTcatctttaattatttgtttgcaATTTGCTATCATATTTACCTAAAATCTGTGCATCTTGAATGGGTTTCCAAGTTGCCTGCTATGAATGTTGATGGAATGCCTACAATTTTTGTGAAGAGGAATCTTATAACTTTGAGACATTACATTCTCACACATCCAATCGATATTGCATTGCTTGTCGCGACATAAATAACTTGAGAGAGTCGTGTTATCTTGTGCAGGTGCTTGAACGTGATGGCAAGAATGTATCTGTTCTAGTCCAGCGTGCTCTCCTTTATGAGAGCATGGAGAAATACAAGCTTGGAGCCGAAGATCTCAGAACTGTCATGAAACTTGATCCTGGTAATAGGGTTGCAAGAAGCACCATCCATCGCCTCACCAAGATGGCAGGATAGAGTGCTTTTTGTTTCATCTCGTATTTCACTTTGTCACGCACGGTATTGGTCTTATTTGGAAGAGTATGCGGGAGTGTTTAAACAGCTGATGAGTTTTCTTATTTCGTTTTACCCTctgaaaaaaacaaaacttgtAAACTTTTTGTTCCTATTTCTTTTTAAGTTCATATTATATGATATTCTTTGTGTCTAactcataagagcatccacatccgtgctcttgccaacgagcacggatgtgggcccggtcccacttttactccatgctcttaggcaagagcacaacatccacatccgtgctcttccgc is a window encoding:
- the LOC121769844 gene encoding uncharacterized transmembrane protein DDB_G0289901-like, with amino-acid sequence MPNSYSSLGFGLMGRHCCWACLVRTPSVSGAAGSNVGSSGGNVNYGGSYGRSSSLGGNNVNPGGGSIRNSNIGGPSMKSMAGGGVGGVGMGSSKDPFGSLVDFSSKSSAGMKSANKATEKSGFGDDLFGSFQDATSNSSGSAFPTSNNDPFGNFQNATSKTSRDSFSSNAFSANNSDPLGDAFANFQNAPSKTGGSTFSSSAFPTSNNDPLGDFGFSNSVPTSQSQPKTQSSGANGFDALFSSTAGGVTGGAEGFATQQFSGGDDWGINEDFAGNDSGGTTELEGLPPPPAGVSASSAKNKGMDNYKQGQFADAIKWLSWAVVLLEKAGDDGTEDVLVNRASCYKEVGEYKKAVADCTKVLERDGKNVSVLVQRALLYESMEKYKLGAEDLRTVMKLDPGNRVARSTIHRLTKMAG